A region of Prochlorococcus marinus CUG1416 DNA encodes the following proteins:
- a CDS encoding high light inducible protein translates to MTPEAERFNGWAAMLGFVAAVGAYVTTGQIIPGWF, encoded by the coding sequence ATGACTCCTGAAGCAGAACGTTTTAATGGTTGGGCAGCTATGTTAGGTTTCGTAGCAGCTGTTGGTGCTTATGTAACTACAGGTCAAATTATTCCTGGCTGGTTCTAA
- a CDS encoding photosystem II protein Y — MLRAIVVFAPIIAAVAWVVFNIQKPAREQWDRQFGDK, encoded by the coding sequence ATGTTAAGAGCTATTGTCGTCTTTGCCCCAATAATCGCTGCAGTTGCATGGGTTGTTTTCAATATTCAAAAACCTGCGAGAGAACAATGGGATAGACAATTCGGAGATAAATAA